A genomic region of Ovis aries strain OAR_USU_Benz2616 breed Rambouillet chromosome 20, ARS-UI_Ramb_v3.0, whole genome shotgun sequence contains the following coding sequences:
- the LOC114109566 gene encoding olfactory receptor 12D3-like produces MENVTTVNEFLLLELTSTQELQPVLLMTLLIIYMIDLFGNGSILVVVISEPRLYSPMYFFLGNLSCLDICYSSVTLPILMANLLSAHKAVSFLGCITQLHFFHFLGCTESILLAMMGFDRFVAICYPLRYTVIMNLKACILLATVAWITSFFYALMHSVMTARLNFCHSLKLNHFFCDVKLLLEFACGDIRLNQWLIFIVTGSLAMVPCFFTFLSYLYIISFLLFKNRTCRGLHKALSTCASHFMVVSLFYGTVGLTYISPTSATSVIQGRYVAVIHTTVTSLLNPLIYTLRNKEVKLALSRVFGRKLKLPNENHWQH; encoded by the coding sequence ATGGAGAACGTTACCACAGTGAATGAGTTTCTCCTGCTGGAACTGACCTCCACTCAGGAGTTGCAGCCTGTTCTCCTTATGACCCTCCTGATTATATACATGATCGATCTGTTTGGAAACGGGTCCATATTAGTGGTTGTCATCTCGGAGCCAAGACTCTACTCCCctatgtattttttcctgggaaatcttTCTTGTCTGGATATCTGCTATTCTTCAGTGACACTGCCCATACTAATGGCAAACCTCCTCTCTGCTCACAAGGCCGTATCTTTCCTGGGCTGCATCACTCAGCTACATTTCTTCCACTTTCTGGGCTGCACTGAGTCCATCTTGCTGGCCATGATGGGTTTTGACCGCTTTGTGGCCATCTGTTATCCACTTCGCTACACTGTTATCATGAACCTCAAGGCGTGTATTCTCCTGGCAACTGTGGCCTGGATCACCAGCTTCTTCTATGCTCTGATGCATTCTGTCATGACTGCACGTCTGAACTTTTGCCACTCTCTGAAACTCAATCACTTCTTTTGTGATGTGAAGCTCCTCTTAGAGTTTGCTTGTGGTGACATTCGGCTCAATCAGTGGCTCATTTTTATTGTCACTGGCAGCTTAGCTATGGTACCatgcttcttcactttcctctcctACTTGTATATTATCAGCTTCCTTCTGTTCAAGAACCGGACCTGCCGTGGGCTCCACAAGGCTCTGTCCACATGTGCCTCCCATTTCATGGTGGTATCTCTGTTTTATGGAACTGTGGGGCTCACCTACATCTCCCCAACCTCTGCCACCTCTGTAATACAGGGACGGTATGTGGCTGTCATACACACCACTGTCACTTCGCTGCTGAATCCTTTGATATACACCCTGAGGAATAAGGAAGTGAAGTTGGCTCTGAGCAGGGTGTTtgggaggaaactgaagctgccTAATGAAAATCATTGGCAgcactag
- the LOC114109567 gene encoding LOW QUALITY PROTEIN: olfactory receptor 5V1-like (The sequence of the model RefSeq protein was modified relative to this genomic sequence to represent the inferred CDS: substituted 1 base at 1 genomic stop codon): MKRENQTVVFEFIILGFSNLNELKFLLFTIFLVAYICTLGGNTFIILVTMADPCLHTPMYFFLENLAFLDICYTTTNVPQMMVHLLSERKSISYLGCVVQLFAFIFFVGSESLLLAAMAYDRYIAICKPLRYSVIMNRVLYSRLAASCWTGGFLNSVVHTVLTFCLPFCGNNEINYFFCDIPPLLILSCGDTSVNELALLSIGVFIGWTPFLCIILSYLYIISTILRIRSSEGRQKAFSTCASHLIIVLLYYGSSIFTYVXPISAYSLEKDRLISVLYSVVTPMLNPIIYSLRNKDIKEAAKVVGRKWQASSSLSFAV, translated from the coding sequence atgaaaagagaaaaccaaacagTTGTATTTGAGTTTATCATCTTGGGATTCTCCAACttaaatgagttaaaatttttacttttcactatTTTCCTGGTAGCATATATCTGTACTTTGGGAGGAAATACCTTCATAATTTTGGTGACCATGGCTGATCCATGCCTCCACACtcccatgtatttttttctggaaaacttAGCTTTTCTTGACATCTGCTACACCACCACCAATGTCCCCCAGATGATGGTACATCTACTATCAGAGAGAAAAAGCATTTCTTATTTGGGTTGTGTAGTGcaactttttgcatttattttttttgttgggTCAGAGTCCCTGCTTCTGGCAGCCATGGCATATGATCGCTACATTGCAATCTGTAAGCCCTTAAGGTATTCAGTTATTATGAACAGGGTCCTGTATAGCCGGTTAGCAGCCTCCTGCTGGACTGGTGGTTTCCTCAACTCAGTGGTGCACACAGTACTGACATTCTGTCTGCCCTTCTGTGGCAACAACGAGATTAATTATTTCTTCTGTGACATCCCCCCTTTGCTGATCTTGTCTTGCGGGGACACTTCTGTCAATGAGTTGGCCCTACTCTCCATTGGGGTCTTCATAGGCTGGACTCCTTTTTTGTGTATCATACTTTCCTACCTTTatattatttctaccattttaagAATCAGGTCTTCTGAAGGGAGACAAAAGGCCTTTTCTACCTGTGCCTCCCACCTGATCATTGTCCTTCTCTATTATGGCAGCTCCATCTTCACATATGTATGACCCATATCAGCGtattcactggagaaggacagaCTGATCTCAGTATTGTACAGTGTTGTCACCCCCATGTTAAACCCTATTATCTACTCTTTGAGGAATAAGGATATTAAAGAGGCTGCAAAAGTTGTGGGGAGAAAGTGGCAGGCTTCAAGCTCCCTCTCTTTTGCTGTgta
- the LOC101115488 gene encoding olfactory receptor 12D3, whose amino-acid sequence MENVTTVNEFLLLSLTSVQQLQPFFFVIFLIIYLINLVGNGAILVIAILEPKLHSPMYFFLGNLSCLDICYSSVTLPKVLINLLSARRAISFLGCITQLYFFHFLGSTEAILLAVMAFDRFAAICNPLRYPVIMNPKVCILLAAVAWITSIFNALVHSVMTARLNFCHSQELNHFFCDVKPLLELACSNTLLNQWLLSVVTGSVSMGAFFLTLLSYLYIICSLLLKHKSCRILHKALSTCASHFTVVCLFYGPVGFTYIRPASATSMTQDRMVAIVYSAVTPVLNPLIYTLRNKEVRLALKKTFGSKLFKDCWQRH is encoded by the coding sequence ATGGAGAATGTCACTACAGTAAATGAGTTTCTGTTACTTAGCCTGACCAGtgttcagcagctgcagccttTCTTCTTTGTGATTTTCTTAATCATTTACTTGATAAACTTGGTTGGAAACGGAGCTATATTAGTGATTGCGATTTTGGAACCCAAACTGCATTCCCCCAtgtattttttcctgggaaacCTTTCTTGCCTGGATATCTGCTACTCTTCAGTGACATTGCCCAAAGTCCTTATAAACCTCCTCTCCGCTCGCAGGGCCATATCTTTCCTGGGCTGTATCACTCAGCTATACTTCTTCCACTTTCTGGGAAGCACAGAGGCCATCTTACTAGCTGTTATGGCTTTTGATCGCTTCGCTGCCATCTGCAACCCACTTCGTTACCCTGTCATCATGAACCCCAAGGTATGTATTCTCTTGGCAGCCGTGGCCTGGATCACCAGCATCTTTAACGCTCTGGTGCATTCTGTCATGACTGCACGCCTGAACTTTTGCCACTCTCAAGAGCTCAACCACTTCTTCTGTGATGTCAAGCCCCTCTTGGAACTGGCCTGCAGTAACACACTGCTCAACCAATGGCTTCTTTCTGTTGTCACAGGCAGCGTATCTATGGGAGCTTTCTTCCTGACGCTTCTCTCCTACTTGTACATTATTTGCTCCCTTCTGCTCAAGCATAAGTCCTGCAGAATACTCCACAAAGCTTTGTCCACTTGTGCCTCCCATTTCACGGTGGTGTGTCTTTTCTATGGACCTGTAGGCTTTACGTACATTCGTCCTGCCTCAGCCACTTCCATGACTCAGGACCGGATGGTGGCCATCGTCTATAGTGCAGTCACTCCAGTGCTGAATCCACTGATATACACTCTTAGGAATAAAGAAGTGAGGCTGGCACTGAAGAAAACCTTCGGGAGCAAGTTATTTAAAGACTGCTGGCAGCGCCACTGA
- the LOC101114653 gene encoding olfactory receptor 12D3-like, protein MENVTTVNEFLLLELTSTQELQPVLFMTLLIIYMIDLFGNGSILVVVISEPKLYSPMYFFLGNLSCLDICYSSVTLPILMANLLSAHKAISFLGCITQLHFFHFLGCTESILLAMMGFDRFVAICYPLRYTVIMNFKACILLATVAWITSFFYALMHSVMTARLNFCHSLKLNYFFCDVKPLLELACGDIRLNQWLIFIVTGSLAMAACFLTFLSYLYIISFLLFKNRTCRGLHKALSTCASHFMVVSLFYGTVGLTYIPPASATSVSQGRYVAVIHTTVTSLLNPLIYTLRNKEVKLALKRVFGRRLKLSV, encoded by the coding sequence ATGGAGAACGTTACCACAGTGAATGAGTTTCTCCTGCTGGAACTGACCTCCACTCAGGAGTTGCAGCCTGTTCTCTTTATGACCCTCCTGATTATATACATGATCGATCTGTTTGGAAACGGGTCCATATTAGTGGTTGTCATCTCGGAGCCAAAACTCTACTCCCctatgtattttttcctgggaaatcttTCTTGTCTGGATATCTGCTATTCTTCAGTGACACTGCCCATACTAATGGCAAACCTCCTCTCTGCTCACAAGGCCATATCTTTCCTGGGCTGCATCACTCAGCTACATTTCTTCCACTTTCTGGGCTGCACTGAGTCCATCTTGCTGGCCATGATGGGTTTTGACCGCTTTGTGGCCATCTGTTATCCACTTCGCTACACTGTTATCATGAACTTCAAGGCGTGTATTCTCCTGGCAACTGTGGCCTGGATCACCAGCTTCTTTTATGCTCTGATGCATTCTGTCATGACTGCACGTCTGAACTTTTGCCACTCTCTGAAACTCAACTACTTCTTCTGCGATGTGAAGCCCCTCTTAGAGTTGGCTTGTGGTGACATTCGGCTCAATCAGTGGCTCATTTTTATTGTCACTGGCAGCTTAGCTATGGCAGCGTGCTTTCTCACTTTCCTCTCCTACTTGTATATTATCAGCTTCCTTCTGTTCAAGAACCGGACCTGCCGTGGGCTCCACAAGGCTCTGTCCACATGTGCCTCCCATTTCATGGTGGTATCTCTGTTTTATGGAACTGTGGGGCTCACCTACATCCCCCCTGCCTCTGCCACATCTGTATCACAGGGACGGTATGTGGCTGTCATACACACCACCGTCACTTCACTGCTGAATCCATTGATATACACCCTTAGGAATAAGGAAGTGAAGTTGGCTTTGAAGAGAGTCTTTGGGAGGAGACTGAAGCTGTCTGTCTAA